One window of the Chitinophaga niabensis genome contains the following:
- a CDS encoding SGNH/GDSL hydrolase family protein, with product MKKTLLPLALSFCAISATYAQDTTYTNATSFMLIGKGLPTNKPYVRLDSIQTRELTPAVKYLSTNSAGIAVLFETNSKFIKVKWNVNRVAYHSNMTPIVHSGLDLYGKKDGKWVWAGVGRPVNRVDAESVIVNNMDSTTKQFMLYAPTYNELTSLEIGVASGATIRVPSKPGIDTTKRVVMYGSSIMQGASASRPGMAYPAIIARHSGWDVVNLGFSGAGKMEFPVAEILVTMKASVFVLDCMPNPSLDEIKERGYPFIKHLLTKRPEVPVLLVESAIYESGNFDQRIAEVVRKKNALLTEIYTKLKQEGFKQLHYLSAKGLIGEDHEGATDGVHLNDIGFQRQAEKVWPVVQQLVKKSSGTK from the coding sequence ATGAAAAAGACACTCCTCCCACTCGCCCTTTCATTTTGCGCTATCAGCGCAACGTATGCACAGGACACTACTTATACGAATGCCACCAGCTTTATGCTCATTGGTAAAGGCCTGCCCACCAACAAACCTTATGTGAGGCTGGACAGTATTCAAACCCGTGAACTCACGCCAGCTGTGAAATACCTCAGCACCAACAGTGCCGGTATTGCCGTTCTGTTTGAAACCAATTCCAAATTCATTAAAGTGAAATGGAATGTGAACCGCGTGGCGTATCATTCCAATATGACACCTATTGTACATAGCGGTCTGGACCTCTACGGAAAGAAAGATGGCAAATGGGTATGGGCTGGGGTAGGCCGCCCGGTGAACAGAGTAGATGCGGAATCTGTGATCGTTAATAACATGGATTCCACTACCAAGCAATTCATGCTCTACGCACCCACTTATAACGAACTTACCTCCCTGGAAATAGGAGTAGCATCAGGAGCAACGATACGCGTACCTTCCAAACCGGGTATCGATACCACAAAAAGAGTGGTGATGTACGGCTCCAGCATTATGCAGGGTGCATCTGCTTCCAGGCCGGGGATGGCATATCCTGCCATCATTGCACGCCACAGTGGTTGGGATGTAGTGAACCTGGGTTTCAGCGGAGCAGGCAAAATGGAATTCCCCGTAGCGGAAATACTCGTTACCATGAAAGCATCCGTTTTTGTGCTGGACTGTATGCCTAATCCTTCATTGGATGAAATAAAGGAACGGGGTTACCCCTTCATCAAACACCTGTTGACCAAACGTCCGGAAGTGCCCGTGCTGCTGGTGGAATCTGCTATTTATGAAAGCGGCAACTTTGATCAGCGCATAGCAGAAGTAGTGAGGAAAAAGAATGCATTGCTCACAGAGATCTATACCAAATTAAAGCAGGAAGGATTCAAACAGTTGCATTATTTATCTGCTAAAGGCCTCATTGGTGAAGATCATGAAGGGGCTACAGATGGCGTGCATCTCAACGACATCGGTTTTCAGCGCCAGGCAGAAAAAGTATGGCCGGTTGTACAGCAACTGGTGAAAAAATCCAGCGGAACCAAGTGA
- a CDS encoding carboxypeptidase-like regulatory domain-containing protein, whose protein sequence is MLQRLCFILLLIIPFCGHAQWLKKRVSIQEHNVTIEEILVQLHQRYQVPFSYVRQYLPTATLSINITEQPLSVVLDEALLGSGMDYKEISSQIVLSTADHALTQTVHGVVLDKNIRTPVPGVTVQLSNLSGKGSVTDEQGRFLIPQVPLGRYDLVASSIGYKPVRINQVLVISGRQTVLPVLLEENIYESKEVQVTASRKTDKTRSINPLAVVSTRILSVEEANRFAGTRTDPSRMAANYAGVVNLSDQNNDVIVRGNNPFGVLWRLEGIDIPNPNHYTYINTSGGIFSVLNNNLLANSDFMTSAFPAEYGNKNASVFDIRLRKGNSEKNEFNAQLGLSGLEFNAEGPLDKKKGATYIAGYRFLSFNFLQKLGLDITIDGIPQFQDLTFKVNVPDGNNGAFVFFGLGGKSKIRFRDAFTDNRQIANHVISGSSYFGSDVGVLGMRYDHYYSTKTFGQLLSAISGSHIVSDRNIHFEDKSIVKDSDGRFKEKGVSLGYHLTHKFNTKHLLKTGINFSSRQYHYFLQILWNDTSRIHVLRLDDHVPMNLLQGFAHWQFSPVPSLTFHTGLHYQHLFYNSQQALEPRLSVEWRLAPKQRITAGYGLHHQMQPVNMYINRNYNRSSQTYTPANKHIAFTGSHHYVAGYENNFSSWFRFKAETYYQSIFHAPIPISPDFYSGLNQGLSYNDFVPDTLVSKGRGRNYGVELTLERFLHKNYYFLLTTTLYDSKYKASNGKWYNTTFNGNYIVNLAVGTEFRVGKKENVLAVDGRIIQAGNKRVLPVDEEASRKNGKVVIASDGYYEEQLKDYSRVDMKVSYRLNRLRSTHSFFVAVDNVLNRKNVLSKDYYYYEQRVNTMYQLGRFPYAGYKIEF, encoded by the coding sequence ATGCTGCAAAGGCTTTGTTTCATCCTGCTGCTGATCATTCCTTTTTGCGGACACGCGCAATGGTTAAAAAAGCGCGTGAGCATCCAGGAGCATAATGTTACCATCGAAGAGATCCTGGTGCAGCTGCATCAACGTTACCAGGTGCCGTTCTCTTATGTACGGCAATACCTCCCTACTGCCACACTCAGCATAAATATAACAGAACAACCGCTTTCCGTGGTGCTGGATGAAGCCCTGCTGGGAAGCGGTATGGATTACAAAGAGATCTCCTCCCAGATTGTTTTAAGCACGGCTGATCACGCACTCACGCAAACGGTGCATGGTGTGGTACTGGATAAAAACATCCGCACACCAGTGCCTGGTGTTACAGTTCAACTCTCCAACTTATCCGGCAAAGGCAGTGTAACAGATGAACAGGGCCGCTTTCTGATACCACAGGTGCCACTCGGCAGATATGACCTGGTAGCGAGTTCCATCGGTTACAAACCTGTACGCATCAACCAGGTGCTGGTTATTTCAGGGCGGCAAACGGTATTGCCTGTATTACTGGAAGAAAACATCTATGAATCCAAAGAGGTGCAGGTAACCGCATCACGCAAAACGGATAAAACAAGAAGTATTAATCCTCTGGCGGTAGTAAGCACCCGCATCTTATCTGTAGAAGAAGCAAACCGCTTTGCCGGTACACGTACAGATCCTAGCCGTATGGCTGCAAATTATGCCGGCGTGGTGAACCTCAGCGATCAGAACAACGATGTCATTGTAAGAGGTAATAATCCTTTCGGTGTGTTATGGCGGCTGGAAGGTATCGATATACCTAACCCGAACCACTACACGTACATCAATACTTCCGGAGGCATTTTCAGTGTATTGAATAATAACTTGCTGGCCAACTCTGATTTTATGACCAGCGCCTTCCCCGCAGAGTATGGCAACAAAAATGCTTCGGTATTTGACATCCGCCTGCGCAAAGGGAACAGTGAAAAAAATGAGTTCAATGCACAACTGGGTTTAAGCGGACTGGAGTTCAATGCAGAAGGCCCACTGGATAAAAAAAAAGGCGCTACTTACATAGCAGGTTACCGTTTCCTGAGTTTCAACTTCCTGCAAAAACTTGGGTTGGACATCACTATAGATGGTATACCACAATTCCAGGACCTTACTTTTAAAGTAAATGTTCCGGATGGGAACAATGGTGCATTTGTGTTCTTTGGCCTTGGTGGTAAAAGCAAGATCCGCTTCCGGGATGCTTTTACAGATAACCGGCAGATCGCTAACCATGTTATAAGTGGAAGCAGTTATTTCGGTTCAGACGTGGGGGTACTGGGCATGCGGTATGATCATTACTATTCCACAAAAACATTCGGGCAGCTACTGAGTGCTATTTCCGGCAGTCATATTGTTTCAGACAGGAATATTCACTTTGAAGACAAAAGCATTGTGAAAGATTCAGATGGCAGGTTTAAGGAGAAAGGTGTTTCTCTCGGCTATCATCTCACACATAAGTTCAACACAAAACATCTCTTAAAAACCGGCATCAACTTTAGCTCCCGGCAATACCACTATTTCCTGCAAATATTATGGAATGATACTTCAAGGATACACGTTCTCAGACTGGATGATCATGTACCCATGAACCTGTTGCAGGGCTTTGCGCATTGGCAGTTCAGCCCTGTACCATCCTTAACTTTCCATACTGGCCTGCATTATCAGCACCTGTTCTATAACAGTCAGCAGGCCCTGGAGCCAAGGCTTTCAGTGGAATGGCGTTTGGCGCCCAAACAACGCATCACGGCGGGTTATGGATTGCATCATCAAATGCAGCCGGTGAACATGTACATCAACCGTAACTACAACCGCAGTTCTCAAACATATACACCCGCAAATAAACACATTGCTTTTACAGGCAGTCATCATTATGTAGCGGGATATGAAAACAATTTCTCCTCCTGGTTCCGCTTCAAAGCTGAAACGTATTATCAGTCTATCTTTCATGCGCCGATCCCGATCAGTCCTGATTTTTATTCAGGGTTAAATCAGGGGTTATCCTATAATGATTTTGTGCCGGATACTTTGGTAAGTAAAGGCAGGGGTCGCAATTATGGTGTGGAGTTAACATTGGAAAGATTCCTTCATAAAAACTATTATTTCCTGCTCACTACAACATTGTATGATTCCAAATACAAGGCATCCAATGGTAAATGGTACAACACTACCTTCAATGGTAACTACATTGTGAACCTGGCTGTGGGCACGGAATTCCGTGTAGGTAAAAAGGAAAATGTTCTTGCGGTGGATGGGCGGATCATACAAGCCGGAAATAAAAGAGTGTTACCTGTGGATGAGGAAGCTTCCCGTAAGAACGGGAAGGTGGTGATAGCATCTGACGGTTATTATGAAGAGCAGTTGAAAGATTATAGTCGTGTTGATATGAAGGTAAGTTACCGCCTGAACCGGCTACGGTCTACCCATTCATTCTTTGTTGCGGTGGATAACGTGTTGAACAGAAAGAATGTGCTGAGTAAGGATTATTACTATTATGAGCAACGGGTGAACACGATGTATCAGTTGGGGAGATTTCCTTATGCGGGGTATAAGATTGAGTTTTAA
- a CDS encoding 2'-5' RNA ligase family protein, with protein sequence MNFERNERPRKYSPGYNRDPQEPNQDQEGGDSKKPEFGKDGDRPYTPRSEGGYTPREGGYTPRREGGYTPRGEGGYTPRPPAGDGANFNREGTFNREGGGSYGPRNEGGGYRDRDGGGYNRDQGGGGYNRDGGGGYDRGGGYDRGGGGGYDRGGGGGYDRGGGGGGYNRGGGGGGYDRGGGGGYDRGGGGGGYNRGGGGGGYDRGGGGGGYNRGGGGGGYDRGGGGGGYNRGGGGGGYNRGGGGGGFNRGGGGGGYQGRSSGGPRNFNKPPRPDNKIYFIALLPTAEVGKEIIKIKQDYAEQYGPMYALKVLPHITLQVPFTADPSLERSFCEELTEFAKTQAPFEVTLNGFGTFPNKQNRVLFINVEKSETMSAMHRQLINFLRKEFGFSTMLARTGFTPHVTVAFKDLEDAQFEKSWPEYENKEYKASFKVNNLYFLRHNGKSWEVLQKCKLGGA encoded by the coding sequence ATGAATTTTGAGAGAAACGAACGCCCCCGAAAGTATTCTCCTGGCTACAACAGAGATCCACAAGAACCCAACCAAGACCAGGAAGGCGGTGATTCCAAAAAACCCGAATTTGGCAAAGACGGAGACAGACCTTATACTCCTCGTAGTGAAGGCGGTTACACACCTCGTGAAGGTGGCTACACTCCCCGAAGGGAAGGTGGTTACACTCCTCGCGGAGAAGGTGGATACACCCCTCGTCCTCCAGCCGGTGATGGCGCCAACTTTAACCGTGAAGGAACATTTAACCGTGAAGGCGGCGGCAGCTACGGACCTCGTAATGAAGGTGGTGGCTATCGTGATCGCGATGGTGGCGGCTATAATCGCGACCAGGGTGGTGGAGGCTACAACCGTGATGGTGGTGGCGGATACGACCGTGGTGGTGGATATGATCGTGGTGGTGGTGGTGGTTACGACCGCGGTGGCGGTGGTGGCTATGATCGCGGCGGCGGTGGCGGAGGCTACAACCGTGGCGGTGGCGGCGGAGGTTATGATCGCGGTGGTGGCGGCGGTTATGATCGTGGCGGTGGTGGCGGTGGCTACAATCGCGGCGGTGGCGGCGGAGGTTATGATCGCGGCGGCGGTGGCGGAGGCTACAACCGTGGCGGTGGTGGTGGAGGCTATGATCGCGGCGGTGGCGGCGGTGGTTACAATCGCGGCGGTGGCGGCGGTGGTTACAACCGTGGCGGTGGCGGCGGTGGTTTCAACCGTGGCGGTGGTGGCGGTGGCTACCAGGGCCGTAGCTCAGGAGGTCCAAGGAACTTCAACAAACCCCCTCGTCCAGATAATAAAATATACTTTATCGCACTCCTGCCAACAGCTGAAGTAGGTAAAGAAATTATAAAGATCAAACAGGACTATGCTGAACAGTATGGACCAATGTATGCACTGAAAGTATTACCGCACATCACACTGCAGGTGCCTTTCACAGCAGATCCAAGCCTGGAAAGATCTTTCTGCGAAGAACTTACGGAATTTGCCAAAACACAAGCGCCTTTTGAAGTAACGCTCAACGGCTTTGGTACCTTCCCTAACAAACAAAACCGCGTACTCTTCATCAACGTTGAGAAAAGCGAAACCATGAGCGCCATGCATCGTCAACTGATCAACTTCCTGCGTAAGGAATTTGGTTTCAGTACCATGCTTGCACGCACAGGCTTCACTCCTCATGTAACAGTTGCCTTCAAAGACCTGGAAGACGCACAGTTCGAAAAGTCATGGCCTGAGTACGAAAACAAAGAATACAAAGCTTCCTTTAAAGTAAATAACCTTTACTTCCTGCGCCACAACGGCAAATCATGGGAAGTACTGCAGAAATGCAAGCTCGGAGGAGCATAA
- a CDS encoding FecR family protein has protein sequence MINNDHIDALIAREIAGDISTKEQAELQAWLQEDVANREYYTAMKQTWDLTADAFDDAPEPDLESNWQRFSHQMDAPAPLKVVRSSKQNNWWKLAAAAIIIVAAASLVFTMVNQGSTTVITAEAGKKEVTLPDGSKVFLNRNSQISYKKGFAANHRLVELEGEAFFDVKPDASNPFIVTAGASQTQVLGTSFVIKAYENKTIQLNVVTGKVAFSGKQSTQEALVLTAGHTAILQSNKEPKQIQNSDPNFMAWKENRLVFDNVPLFQTLSTLEEYFDVKFIVTDSSLLNIKYSLTGNDNPSLPRVLEVLSETMHITIKEESKGVYKVSR, from the coding sequence ATGATCAACAACGATCACATAGACGCACTGATTGCCCGTGAAATAGCCGGCGACATCTCCACAAAGGAGCAGGCAGAGCTACAGGCCTGGTTACAGGAAGATGTTGCCAACCGGGAATACTATACCGCCATGAAGCAAACCTGGGACCTCACAGCCGATGCATTTGACGATGCCCCGGAACCAGATCTTGAATCTAACTGGCAAAGGTTCAGCCACCAGATGGATGCCCCTGCTCCGCTTAAAGTGGTGAGATCCTCCAAACAAAATAACTGGTGGAAACTAGCCGCAGCAGCCATTATTATCGTAGCTGCCGCCAGCCTTGTTTTCACCATGGTGAACCAGGGTAGTACTACTGTTATCACTGCGGAGGCCGGTAAAAAAGAAGTTACACTTCCGGATGGCAGTAAAGTATTCCTGAACCGCAACAGCCAGATCAGCTATAAAAAAGGATTTGCAGCTAATCACCGCCTTGTGGAACTGGAAGGGGAAGCCTTCTTTGATGTAAAACCGGATGCCTCCAACCCTTTCATTGTTACAGCAGGCGCTTCGCAAACACAGGTGCTGGGAACTTCCTTCGTGATAAAAGCTTACGAGAACAAAACCATTCAGCTGAATGTGGTAACCGGTAAAGTTGCCTTCTCCGGCAAACAAAGCACTCAGGAAGCATTGGTGCTCACAGCAGGCCATACCGCTATTTTGCAGTCTAACAAAGAACCTAAACAGATACAGAATTCCGATCCTAATTTTATGGCCTGGAAAGAGAACCGGCTGGTTTTCGATAATGTACCCCTGTTTCAAACACTCAGTACGCTGGAAGAATATTTTGATGTGAAGTTCATCGTAACGGATTCCAGCCTGCTGAACATCAAATACTCTTTGACCGGAAATGATAATCCTTCCCTGCCCCGTGTGCTGGAAGTACTGTCTGAAACAATGCATATCACTATCAAAGAAGAATCGAAAGGCGTGTATAAGGTCAGCCGATAA
- a CDS encoding head GIN domain-containing protein — MKMTGKQEYLITYSGLSVSLLLCLLAIFGLILSGCARENVHGSGRVITEERPVDRFEDLTVDGPLEIHVKQGSPLPLRIEAEDNVMRVIETSVSGTNLRVRIRNGVNLKSFRPIHIYVQSEKYRRIIFSGSGSLTGTDTIRTPQFLYEVNGSNDAHLKVDANEVRVLVNGSGNIDLEGLSRDYYSEINGSGDVRAELLKANSANVETNGSGEQRIWAVDKLWGHIRGSGNVKYKGSPADFNVKVSGSGRVSKL; from the coding sequence ATGAAAATGACAGGCAAACAGGAATACCTGATCACTTACAGCGGGCTCAGTGTGAGCCTTTTACTCTGCCTCCTGGCAATTTTTGGATTGATCCTTTCCGGCTGTGCCCGTGAAAATGTTCATGGCTCCGGCCGCGTGATCACAGAAGAAAGGCCGGTGGACAGGTTTGAAGACCTGACCGTTGACGGGCCGCTTGAAATACATGTAAAACAAGGCAGTCCCTTACCGCTCCGCATTGAAGCAGAAGATAATGTAATGCGGGTGATTGAAACTTCCGTAAGCGGCACCAATCTTCGCGTGAGGATCCGTAACGGCGTGAACCTGAAGAGTTTCAGACCGATCCATATATATGTGCAAAGTGAAAAATACCGCAGGATCATCTTTTCCGGCTCCGGTTCTCTTACAGGAACAGACACTATCAGAACTCCCCAATTCCTCTATGAAGTGAACGGTAGCAATGATGCACACCTGAAAGTGGATGCCAATGAGGTGAGGGTATTAGTGAACGGCTCCGGGAATATTGACCTGGAGGGCCTGTCCAGGGATTATTATTCGGAGATCAATGGTAGTGGAGATGTGAGGGCTGAATTACTGAAAGCCAACAGCGCCAATGTGGAAACCAATGGCTCCGGCGAGCAGCGGATCTGGGCAGTAGATAAATTATGGGGCCATATCAGAGGCAGCGGGAATGTAAAATACAAAGGATCACCGGCAGATTTTAACGTAAAGGTTTCAGGATCAGGAAGGGTTAGCAAGTTATAG
- a CDS encoding RNA polymerase sigma factor codes for MEAIGILSPVALGMNGHAVNQSNGYFCTMPENARLQNLLQEDERQFMEALFKTYFPLVCKAIYRLVPDMATAEDLAQEVFIKIWNRREQLKDVYFKAYLHRAAVNMALDHIDKNKRRGGAHQEISPTHEEAQVQAPVIHLKETKLRIQQAIDLLPEKCREIFVLSRYEEMSYREIAETLQISVKTVENQMMTALKKLRVSLKEYLE; via the coding sequence ATGGAAGCTATTGGAATACTGTCACCCGTTGCATTAGGCATGAATGGCCACGCTGTAAATCAGAGTAATGGTTATTTTTGCACCATGCCCGAAAATGCCCGGTTACAAAACCTTTTGCAGGAAGACGAGCGCCAGTTCATGGAGGCGCTCTTCAAGACCTATTTTCCATTGGTCTGCAAAGCAATATACCGCTTAGTGCCTGATATGGCTACGGCGGAAGATCTGGCGCAGGAAGTATTTATCAAAATATGGAATCGCCGGGAACAGTTGAAGGATGTTTATTTTAAAGCGTACCTGCATCGTGCAGCGGTGAATATGGCACTTGATCACATAGATAAGAACAAACGGCGCGGCGGTGCTCACCAGGAGATCAGTCCAACTCATGAAGAAGCACAAGTGCAGGCGCCGGTGATACATCTGAAAGAAACAAAACTGCGGATACAGCAGGCGATCGATCTGTTACCTGAAAAGTGCAGGGAGATATTTGTGCTGAGCCGCTATGAAGAAATGAGCTATAGAGAAATTGCCGAAACATTGCAGATCTCCGTCAAAACGGTGGAGAACCAGATGATGACGGCATTGAAAAAGCTGCGCGTTTCATTGAAGGAATACCTGGAATGA
- a CDS encoding TIGR00266 family protein: MLKNHEIDYRIHGEEMQIVEIELDPQESCVAESGSFMMMNQEIKMETLFGDGSGQQQGFLGKLMSAGKRLITGESLFITAFTNMGQGKKSVSFAAPYPGKIIPMNLSLLGGKVICQKDAFLCAARGVNVGIEFQRRLGTGIFGGEGFIMQKLEGDGLAFVHAGGLVIERELQPGEVLKVDTGCVVAYTQQVDFDIEFIRGIRNMVFGGEGLFFAVLRGPGKVWLQSLPISRLASRVLAYGTGARKEEGSILGGLGNLLDGDGR; this comes from the coding sequence ATGCTTAAAAATCATGAGATCGACTACCGCATTCACGGCGAAGAAATGCAGATAGTAGAAATAGAACTGGACCCTCAGGAAAGCTGTGTAGCAGAAAGCGGCAGCTTTATGATGATGAACCAGGAGATAAAAATGGAAACATTGTTTGGCGATGGCTCCGGCCAGCAGCAAGGCTTTCTGGGTAAACTGATGTCTGCCGGCAAACGCCTCATCACCGGTGAAAGCCTGTTCATCACTGCTTTTACCAATATGGGACAGGGCAAAAAAAGCGTGAGCTTTGCCGCTCCATATCCAGGTAAGATCATCCCCATGAACCTAAGCCTGCTCGGCGGAAAGGTGATCTGCCAGAAAGATGCGTTCCTCTGCGCAGCCCGCGGCGTGAATGTAGGCATCGAATTCCAACGCAGACTGGGTACCGGTATCTTTGGCGGAGAAGGTTTCATTATGCAGAAACTGGAAGGAGATGGTTTGGCGTTTGTACACGCAGGTGGTCTTGTGATCGAGCGGGAATTGCAACCAGGTGAAGTGTTGAAAGTGGACACAGGTTGTGTAGTAGCTTACACACAACAAGTAGATTTTGATATAGAATTTATTCGTGGTATTAGAAATATGGTGTTCGGCGGAGAAGGTTTATTCTTTGCCGTACTGAGAGGTCCGGGTAAAGTATGGCTGCAAAGTTTGCCGATCAGCCGGTTGGCAAGCAGGGTTTTGGCCTATGGAACCGGGGCAAGGAAGGAAGAAGGCAGTATCCTGGGCGGATTAGGCAACCTGCTCGATGGAGATGGTCGTTAA